The Rhododendron vialii isolate Sample 1 chromosome 6a, ASM3025357v1 genome includes a window with the following:
- the LOC131329102 gene encoding uncharacterized protein At4g08330, chloroplastic isoform X1, which translates to MYTSLPERWRIGNHPAMATTLVLPPSEMSHTVSPCSCGSCGHELNLSSSGRNTSTIGSKYGKSIKRGIISFFYIDESRFTQVEELRCGPFISKNSWGLFRRRTKLLCRKCGNLIGMAYDDHDSAYPLVSDGLDSASGSEISSRRKYDVRIRALQPSSSGEVGIPLAV; encoded by the exons ATGTATACTTCTCTCCCAGAGAGATGGAGAATTGGAAATCACCCCGCGATGGCTACCACCCTTGTACTTCCTCCCTCAGAGATGTCACAtacag TTTCTCCATGCAGCTGTGGCAGTTGTGGGCATGAATTGAACCTGAGCTCCTCTGGTCGGAATACATCTACCATCGGTTCAAAATACGGAAAATCCATAAAGCGAGGGATCATATCATTCTTCTACATCGACGAGAGCAGGTTTACTCAAGTAGAAGAATTGAGATGTGGTCCGTTCATTTCCAAGAACTCTTGGGGTTTGTTCCGTCGGAGAACAAAGCTTCTATGCCGGAAATGCGGCAACCTCATTGGAATGGCTTACGATGATCACGATTCGGCTTACCCACTTGTATCTGATGGTTTGGATTCTGCCTCAGGCAGTGAAATCTCCAGCCGTAGAAAATACGATGTCAGAATCCGTGCTTTGCAGCCTTCCTCGTCTGGAGAAGTTGGTATTCCACTTGCTGTGTAA
- the LOC131329102 gene encoding uncharacterized protein At4g08330, chloroplastic isoform X3 translates to MHLNLIDNRVESCGSCGHELNLSSSGRNTSTIGSKYGKSIKRGIISFFYIDESRFTQVEELRCGPFISKNSWGLFRRRTKLLCRKCGNLIGMAYDDHDSAYPLVSDGLDSASGSEISSRRKYDVRIRALQPSSSGEVGIPLAV, encoded by the exons ATgcatttgaacttgattgacAATAGAGTGGAAAG CTGTGGCAGTTGTGGGCATGAATTGAACCTGAGCTCCTCTGGTCGGAATACATCTACCATCGGTTCAAAATACGGAAAATCCATAAAGCGAGGGATCATATCATTCTTCTACATCGACGAGAGCAGGTTTACTCAAGTAGAAGAATTGAGATGTGGTCCGTTCATTTCCAAGAACTCTTGGGGTTTGTTCCGTCGGAGAACAAAGCTTCTATGCCGGAAATGCGGCAACCTCATTGGAATGGCTTACGATGATCACGATTCGGCTTACCCACTTGTATCTGATGGTTTGGATTCTGCCTCAGGCAGTGAAATCTCCAGCCGTAGAAAATACGATGTCAGAATCCGTGCTTTGCAGCCTTCCTCGTCTGGAGAAGTTGGTATTCCACTTGCTGTGTAA
- the LOC131329102 gene encoding uncharacterized protein At4g08330, chloroplastic isoform X2 — protein MENWKSPRDGYHPCTSSLRDVTYSCGSCGHELNLSSSGRNTSTIGSKYGKSIKRGIISFFYIDESRFTQVEELRCGPFISKNSWGLFRRRTKLLCRKCGNLIGMAYDDHDSAYPLVSDGLDSASGSEISSRRKYDVRIRALQPSSSGEVGIPLAV, from the exons ATGGAGAATTGGAAATCACCCCGCGATGGCTACCACCCTTGTACTTCCTCCCTCAGAGATGTCACAtacag CTGTGGCAGTTGTGGGCATGAATTGAACCTGAGCTCCTCTGGTCGGAATACATCTACCATCGGTTCAAAATACGGAAAATCCATAAAGCGAGGGATCATATCATTCTTCTACATCGACGAGAGCAGGTTTACTCAAGTAGAAGAATTGAGATGTGGTCCGTTCATTTCCAAGAACTCTTGGGGTTTGTTCCGTCGGAGAACAAAGCTTCTATGCCGGAAATGCGGCAACCTCATTGGAATGGCTTACGATGATCACGATTCGGCTTACCCACTTGTATCTGATGGTTTGGATTCTGCCTCAGGCAGTGAAATCTCCAGCCGTAGAAAATACGATGTCAGAATCCGTGCTTTGCAGCCTTCCTCGTCTGGAGAAGTTGGTATTCCACTTGCTGTGTAA
- the LOC131329106 gene encoding photosystem II 22 kDa protein, chloroplastic — protein MAQTMLLTSGVSSHGLDLKRQPLRLGAKPYSQFSFSQFPTPPSSFSSSSSAFRINALFKSKTKAAPAKKVTPVKPKVEDGIFGTSGGIGFTKANELFVGRVAMIGFAASLLGEAITGKGILAQLNLETGIPIYEAEPLLLFFILFTLLGAIGALGDRGKFVDDPLTGIDKAVIPPGKGIRSVLGLKEGGPLFGFTKSNELFVGRLAQLGIAFSLIGEIITGKGALAQLNIETGVPISELEPLLLFNVAFFFFAALNPGTGKFVTDEEAED, from the exons ATGGCTCAGACCATGTTGCTCACTTCTGGTGTTTCTAGTCATGGACTGGATTTGAAGAGGCAACCCTTGAGACTTGGGGCCAAACCCTACTCTCAATTCTCATTCTCCCAATTTCcaactcctccttcttctttttcttcctcatcCTCTGCATTTAGGATCAATGCTTTGttcaaatcaaaaaccaaaGCTGCCCCTGCCAAGAAG GTTACCCCAGTAAAGCCAAAGGTTGAAGATGGTATTTTTGGCACCTCCGGAGGGATTGGTTTTACCAAGGCAAATGAGCTTTTTGTGGGTCGTGTGGCCATGATTGGCTTCGCT GCATCTCTGTTGGGAGAAGCTATAACTGGAAAAGGGATTCTAGCACAATTGAATCTGGAGACTGGAATTCCCATTTATGAAGCTGagcctcttcttcttttcttcatcCTTTTCACCCTTCTCGGAGCCATTGGAGCTTTGGGCGATAGAGGCAAGTTTGTCGATGACCCTCTTACTGGGATTGACAAGGCTGTTATTCCTCCGGGAAAAGGAATCAGATCGGTATTAGGTCTTAAAGAAGGAG GTCCGCTCTTTGGATTCACAAAGTCAAATGAGCTATTCGTGGGGCGATTGGCTCAGCTGGGTATAGCTTTCTCCTTAATTGGAGAAATCATCACAGGGAAAGGAGCTCTGGCACAGCTAAACATTGAGACCGGGGTTCCCATCAGTGAACTAGAACCCCTTTTGCTGTTCAATGttgccttcttcttctttgccgCATTGAATCCTGGTACCGGCAAATTTGTGACAGATGAGGAAGCAGAAGATTAA